The Lycium barbarum isolate Lr01 chromosome 12, ASM1917538v2, whole genome shotgun sequence genome includes a region encoding these proteins:
- the LOC132621785 gene encoding probable calcium-binding protein CML46, which yields MAAPTYLNRFSIKKLPITTVPVPLVIHGLIGFFLLYIILDWGKKFFNILSHTQKTTKYTEKNKNHTSTSQNLPVLLVDNSLCREEVEKIMGKLGIFCNQESEKLHERFDMDNFCDLFGEEKEDYDNNNNNTMQELGEAFDVFDENKDGFIDEMELQRVLCALGLKQGAELENCRKMILAFDVNGDGKIDFEEFVEMI from the coding sequence ATGGCAGCTCCTACCTATCTTAATCGCTTTTCCATCAAGAAGTTACCAATTACTACTGTTCCAGTCCCTCTTGTTATTCATGGCTTAATTGGCTTCTTTTTGTTGTACATAATTCTTGATTGGGGTAAAAAATTCTTCAATATCTTATCCCATACACAAAAAACTACAAAATACACAGAAAAAAACAAGAACCATACATCTACATCCCAAAATTTGCCTGTTTTGCTAGTTGATAATAGTTTATGCAGAGAAGAGGTAGAGAAAATAATGGGTAAGTTGGGAATATTTTGCAACCAAGAAAGTGAAAAACTTCATGAGAGGTTCGATATGGACAATTTTTGTGACTTGTttggagaagaaaaagaagactatgataataataataataataccatGCAGGAATTAGGAGAAGCTTTTGATGTATTTGATGAAAACAAAGatggtttcattgatgaaatggaATTACAGAGAGTTTTATGTGCTCTTGGATTAAAGCAAGGTGCAGAATTGGAGAATTGCAGGAAAATGATCTTGGCTTTTGATGTAAATGGTGATGGGAAGATCGATTTTGAGGAATTTGTAGAAATGATCTAA